In Oryza sativa Japonica Group chromosome 8, ASM3414082v1, the sequence ATATCCCCGTATCTATTGTACCACCattgatacctgataggtatcatcaCTGGTACATGCATATGCAACATATCATCACTAATTTGTGTATAGATATTAATGTGCCAATTAAGAGGTACGTATTTCTACCTCCGGACTAACACTATAAGATACATATACTCTCTATACCTCACAATGACCAGAAAAGTATTGCTGGTGCTAATAAAAACTTGTTTTCTAATCAATTTAACAAGTTATTTTTATCTCTCAAATTGTGAGAAGGTATAATATACCTCTTCAAGGATGCATGGAAGAAAGCCTTCAAACATATACCTAGCCTAACATAACAGTAaggtaggaaaaaaaaaaggaaaaatcaacAAAGATCTGATTGCAAGGGTTGTCAATTAGTCGTCGGAACGCAGCGCCGGCGACCGGCGAAATTCTAATCGTAATCGACTCTGGCGGCCGGATCAATCGGTCGAAGCAATCGGACTCGCCACCAGTCGATCGAGCTGTACACAAGTGCAGTCGTATACCGACTTGAATTAGAATTAGGCCGTGTGATCTCTCCCAATAAAAGCAGTACAGATTGTCGTGCGTGCTGATCTCCATCGAAACCATCAACGTTGATCAGCCatggctcgccgtcgtcgaggttTTCCGGCGACGTTGGTCACGCTGCTGCGGCTCGTCGGCTGCCTGCTTCTTgccttcttcctcgccgcgccgccgtgcgccgccgcgcagCAGGTCAAGACGTCGCACGCGCAGTTCGCGTTCCACCTCCCGCTCCCCGACGGCGTCACCGGCGCCGAGAGCCTCGCCTTCGACTCCTCCAACCATGGCCCCTACACCGGCGTCTCCGACGGCCGCGTCCTCCGctggggcggcgccgccgccggctggacCACCTTCGCGCACCACGAAAACTACCGGTAAAGTACACACCACCTCActccatcaattttttttagacttttttttatttttttcaatttcaattttattaatagattttttcaaaaagtattgttaaatataaacttttgatcCCGCCATCCCGTCTGGCATGGCCATATAACCTTGTCACGTCACGAGGAGCTGGCGTGGTAAAACAACGCTGCCACGCGAGCCACTGGaggtttagtttctgaaaatattttttttcaaaaagtctATTAatgaaattaaaatataaaaaaatctagaaaatgaaaAATCTCCACTCCATCGCGTTCTTGATCGATTGACATTGATGGTTCGACCGTGTGCGTGCAGGAAGATTCCGATGTGCACGacgccggtggcgccggcggaggagacggAGAGCATGTGCGGGCGCCCGCTGGGGCTCGCGTTCCACGACAGGACGGGCGACCTCTACATCGCCGACGCGTACAAGGGCCTGATGCGTGtcgggccgcgcggcggcgaggccgaggtgctcgccgccggcgcggacgGCGTCCCGTTCAACTTCGTCAATGGCATCGACGTCGACCAGGCCACCGGTGATGTCTACTTCACCGATAGTAGCACCACCTACCCACGCCGGTAATTACCAAAAGAACACGATCCAAATTAAAATCAAATCATTTTTGCAACATGCAAATGTGTATGCAATGCGTAGCAACAACGTGATCTTTTGGGAAAGTGTTTTCATCCCTAAGTTTTTTAAGTAATTCAAATAGccactattttttctataaaaaaattgatataaTCATTATgagatatatcacttcacacaatcgtgcaagtttaaatttaatttatacaagtaaaaaaaataacaaatttaattgcaAATAACACATAATATTTGTAGTcaaaatattcattattttttttacaattatatatgttgaatttgaacttgtttatATAGTAACATATCTCATATTGATCCATCTTATCAAAAGTTTCTAAATTTTCTTATAACTTCTTTAATTAGTGGTATACGTAAAATAAGGGGATATTCTCTCGAGGAATGAAAATCCACTTCCTGATGATCTCACTAACAAGAGTTGTGTGTTCATGTGGATGCAGGTTTAACAGCGAGATCATGATGAATGCCGAtgcgacggcgcggctgctaAAGTACGACGCGGCGACGAAGCGGGTGACCGTGCTCAGGGCCGGGCTTCCGTACGCCAATGGCGTGGCCGTCAGCCGCGACGGGAGCCACGCCGTGGTGGCGCACACGGTGCCGTGCCAGGCGTTCCGGTACTGGATCAAGGGGCCCAACGCCGGCGAGTACGAGCTCCTCGCCGACCTGCCGGGTTACCCCGACAACGTCCGGCGAGACGCCAATGGGGGATACTGGGTGGCGCTCAACCAGGAGAAGGCGCGGCTCgacgccaccgcggcggcggcggtggctcctcCGGCGAAGCACCTCGTCGGCGTCCGGCtcgacggcgatggcgtcgaGGTCGAGGAGCTGACGGCTGCCAAGGGTGTGACGCTCAGTGAGGTTGTGGAGAGGGGCGGGAAATTGTGGCTCGGCTCTGTTGAACTCGATTTCATTGGCCTAATGCAATGAACAAAAAGATGTCTATATTTCATGTCAATTACCTAGTGTGAGGAACAAAAGCAGTGTTATTTAGAGACAGCTATatacacaaattttgacaatttgactctttgcaaaaactaattttataaatgaaccgtagccaaaacttattttaaaaatgatccTTTTATTCAGCGCCAAATCGTAtagcgctgaacttagacacctcagcgccaaatagcaTGGCGCTGAATGCACGTTGGCACGCCGACTCAGTCTCCCATCCGCGGTGGCACAGCATTTAGCGCcagttgacgtggcgctgaggtgtctaagttcagcgccatatGATTCGGCACTGAACAAAATGATCAtttctaaaataagttttggccgtggttcatttgtaaaattagtttttacgaagggtcaaattatcaaaatttgtgCAACTATATATGTAGTGTTAGGAACAAAAGGACATAATACAGTTTGTACATCGGAGTTTGGTTATGTATTTTTCGTCAACCTTGTATGGAGGTTTAGTAAAAGAAAATGTTATTAATAATGTCTTAGtctatttggtgttttttttaatccgATATATGTGTGGCGTTTTGGTTTTTAGACTCCGTGCGATATCCCGAAATGTTTTTCAGTCTTATTTGTGCATATATACTTTGTGACGGTTGGGTGtacctttttttaataaaggAAAGGTCGGAATTAAATTTCATTATAAAAAGAAATATAGTGTTAGGAACAAAAGCAGTGTTAACTAGAAAAACAGCGCAAAAGCAGTGGTTaattaggttttttttcttattagcttcacttttttatgtttttttattagagaagggtatttttacccggcctctgtATACAATcggatatatgcagcctttttaaattaggaacatAGCCTATCGAACAGGTAACTTAGctctcaaataacccaatctaaaattcgtTCCTATATGTAGATTTGAACTTAGGACCTtggggtgctactcaggtcactggcTCACTACAACCACTaagctacatgccctttcactATTAGCTTCATTTAGAGTGTAATTCTATAATGCAAGTTCATTTATCCATTGGTGGGATAGAGACCCCAACATACTAAAGAATAGAAGTAACAATAATGGCAGAACTACGATAAGAAACCATTGATGTCACCAATATTACTCCATGGGATCACATCACAACTATGCTACGAAAACACTAATTTATAATGGAATTTACAAATGTTCACTGGTGTCCCTTGATTATGGGGTTGACAAAAAGCTTAGGCTCACGCGTGCCACATGCATCCCCAGATGAAGAAAGGATATGCAGTGATTATTTGCATGTAATTAAATAAAAGAATCGCAATGTGTTATGTTATTTCAGTTTTCATGATAATGCTTTGATTAATGCTATATGGCCAGAATAAATGGAATTAACACTGTATTGGCCAGAAAATGTTATAAGCACAATATCGGGCTAAAATGTCATTAACACAATTTGCAAAACAAAATGTACGTAGTTAACACTTTGATTGAATTAACACTTTGGTTGTGTCACTACATCCTTTGGGCCCGGGAGAAAGGAAATAGAAacaattcctttttctttggctgagaGAATGATGCTTCATCACTGCTAGTTGGCCAGGTGATCAGGGGAAGGTAAAATACGATGAAAATAATCAATTAAGAAGCAAAGTGGCAATATATTAAGTTAAAGTTAAATTCTATCAAGTGGAGAATTCTTAAATCACACACTATTAGGAGGTAATATTTAACTTCCTACAATATGAGAAGGGCAATGCTTGTGAAGGATTGAGATTTATATTCTACTTAAAATTTTGGATTTGTGAACTaacatttgacaaaaaaaaattttgaaggAGAAGTTTTATGATATTTTATACATCCAATTCACTTGAAGATTCATGCGCCAAGCCTCTCGCGGTCTCGCCCCCAAATATGCCAACACCAGCAACTCTAACGACTCTTCGACTGCAATATCTGGTGGTGGCCTTGACTAGTTAGGGTTTGAGGTTGGGGTCACGGTGCAAGGAGggtgggtggaggaggaggagaggcagaGGGGATTTCCCCGGGTTAGATTCTAATGTACACATGATGCGGCTTTTCTTATATCAATGATGGTCTCCTAGTTCTCTTAACAACTTTCTCATTATAAGAAGAGGTAAGAAGTAATAGTTTCCATCAACAAGAAGTTGTATCATCTTCATCTCTACCCATCATCGACCATCAAGAAGCAACCTTGTCTTTATCAAGATTGTCGTTGACCGGGAGAAAAGATATACAACTTCTTGTTGATGAAAATTGTTGCTGCTTACCTGTCCTTGTAAAGATAAGGTTATTAAAGCAagcatacaagtatacaaccaACCGGTGTGAAAAACCaaaaagatgccacatcatgcACATAGATGTAACCATTTAGTTCTCCAGTGGTTGGACATTTTGTCCTGAAGACATGTACATTTCTAATATGTATAATTAACATGACTTATTGAATGTTGATTGAACATATGCATATTTAGGCAACATCATCTTGGCATGCAAGCCAACATAACATCCTAATTAGTGTCCAACTTAGTGAAATTAGTTACGACATGTTGTTTTGGCTTTGGTTCACACATACTAGATAAGTTTATGAACTGAAATAAGCAATTTGCAGTTCATGTACTAAATCGCACTCATCTCTTAAGTTCGTGTACCAACAGTACAATTTACTCAATAAACAACTCACCATACCTTATTTCTttatgagtaaattgcactATTGGTACATGAACTTGCGAGGTGGGTGCGATTTAGTACATGAACTTGTAAATCATTTATTTTGGTGTATAAACTTGTTTAGTGTGTGCAAACCAAAGCTAAAAAACATGTCATAACTAATTTCACTAAGTTGGACGCTGCTTGGGATATTATGTAGGCTTGCATGTCAAGACATGTAATATGCATATGTTCAATCGAACATATAATAAGTCATGTTAATTATATGCACACTGCAATCCttttaattaaataaaagaaataagCATTTTTCTGCATGTTAATCAAAGTACTATATTCTTTCAGTTTTGATGATAATGCTAAATGGTTAACACTATATGTGCAAAATAGGTGTAACTAACACTGTATTGggcaaaaaaaagtaataagcACAATATCTGGCAAAAAATGTTATTAACACTATTTGCAAAATAGAATGTAGTTAACATTGTGAGTGTATCAAAGTAGGGGACACTAGGGGAAGTAAAATACACTATGCAAGGCGGTGGTTGTGCTGGTGATCCATGGACTCAAAGGTGAGAAGCGGGTGGCCAAGGCAGCGGGCATACTGAGAACCTAAAGCGGCTAGGAGAAAATAGGTTAATGTGGTACAATATGTTGCCCTTCCTCGTTATACAGATGATAATGATAGAGCATGAGTAATAGAATGCCTTGTTGGAGCCAAAGAAATGTCACACTACCCATATGCTCAAGTCTATTTTTCTCACGGTGGTTAGACTCTTCCCTTAAACATGTTGTGAACACTGCCATTATAATAAACAACTCTTGTTTCTTTATTCACTGAGGCCACAACTAAACCCATGTCATTCTTTCTTGCCTACTACCACCTTAAACATATAGGGACCACCACTAGAATAATAAACGACACGTCTTAATTTTCTTATTCACTGGTGCCACGGCTCAACCCCTTCCTCTCTAACTCACCGAGTGCCACCTTAAACATGTAGGGACCACAtccataataaaaaaaaaaacatgtattatTTCATTATGCACGGGGTGCCACGGCTCAACCCCTATAGGCTTTTCTCACCTACTGCCACCTTGTTACAAAGATGTTCAACTTCTTATAGattttttcttagaaaaatGCTAGAAAATGAATGTCATCCGTGACGTCTTCACACCATGGGACTCATGCGAGGCACCATGTACCCAGTGCATAACTCTGCCCTCCTCCAACATTTGCATGGGACACATTTGCATGGGGCCCACACTTGCCTCCCACCACGCGCTACCGATCAAAGCATGTGTTTTTGCTTTTGATGTGCATGACAGTTGGATAGATTGGGCAATACACTAAATAAATTAACTTCCATCAAGTGAAAAGTACTTAATTCACACACAATTAAGTGGTAAAGGTCTAATTTCCCCCTTTAAGAGAAGGGGTGCACTTGTTAAGGATTGAAAAAGAAGGCCAATGACAAATTTATGCACCTTCATTTCAATGAGAGAACAGATATCACTTATGttgataacaaaataaatatcaCATTTCttacatttttattttgttatatctGTGATATTATATCTTGGGGAGAAAAGATCCAAACATGAAAGAAACACAAAGATTAGATTCTAATGTATACAACATGTGGCTTTTCTTACATCAGTGGTGGTCTCCTAATGCTCTTAACAACCATCTCAttataagaagagagaagaagcaATAGTTTCCATCAACAAGAAGTTGTATAATCTTCTTCTCCATCCATATTCAACCAATAAGGAACAACCTTGCCTTTATTAAGATGGTCATATATGGGTAGAGAAGATATATACAACTTCTTGCTGATGAAAATTGTTGTTGTTTCCCTGTCCTTATAAAGAGAAGGTTATGAACATAAGTAGACACTCAAACGGTGTAAAAAAAGGCCACATTATGCAGGAACTTGAATGTAAACTTTTATTGTTCTAGTGGTTGGACCTCCTTTTCTCCCAAAGACATGAGACTACTAAGGGCATGCCCAACGTAGTGACCCCACATCATGGTTTCGAGCTTCAGCTAGGCTCGGTTACCATGCTTGAGGTTTGTGAGTGGCTAGCTCCATGGGTGCCAGAGTTATTTCTACAAGGCACGAGTAGCCCCGATGAAAAGGAGGTGGTCCAAACAAGAAATATGGAGAGAGACAAGGGGATATGTGTAAGGATGGACAGACTAACCAAGGGATGCCGCCACCATCGACCAGGAAATGTTGCTGCAGTCGACCAGATCCATCGAGCAGTTGTTGCAGGCACCGAGGGAGACTTGACCATGGCCTGATCTTGTAAgagttgctgccgccgctgccgaggaGGACTTGGCCATGACCTGATCTGTCAAGCACTTGGACGGATCTACCTCGAAGCTGAGCTCATTCATAGGCTTTGAgcagccccgcgtcgccgcAAAGCTCATCAACCCTAGCCGCCAACAATCTATGCAACAGTGGAGCTCATCACCCCAAGCCATGGCCTGGATGTGGTTGACGGTGTTGACTAAGAATGAGAGGATAGGAGCGGGAGAGACAGAGGAAGCAACAACAGGAGAAGCATCGTCGAGGTATCATTGTCTTTGATTTGGTCATTGATTTGGATTGGGGAGAAGCGAGGAGGGGTttagagaggaggggaggacaAGGTGGGCAGAGGCACAACAGTGACGGGCTGAGGGGCGCAGAGATGGGTttctgtgagagagagagagagagagagagagagagagataaggatAGGGGCGGGGAAGAATGATCTTttcatggagagagagagagagagagagtgtgtgtgtgaagtgggTGGGGGAGATAAGTGGGGAAACTGTTTTTGGTAGTGGGCCCCCCAAGTATCAATGCTTTATGAACATTGGTTTTGATGGTAGTTCCAACTACTTTTTTCAAAAGGTTGGAACCACTGTTGAGACAACGATGCATTGCTCATCTCCCCAAGATATAATATCACTGATATAATAAAATGTCAGATATGCGATGTTTAGACTCCTGAGTCAGTAAGGTAATTAGTGGCTTAATAAAAGACATGGTAAAAAATTTAGTAGCATATTAGGCATTTACCAATAAAGAATTGGGAATTACTATTGGAAATTCGTCTACTTTCTCAACCTGTCACACGGAGATGTGTGGGCTGCCAGAGTTGTGTCTTGGCAAGCTTTTGAGCAAAAGCCACAACACCATCTTCTTTGATGAGCCTCTAAGGGCGTTCACAGTGCACTGAGGTGGTGTTCTGCCCCATCCACATAGGAGATTCCTCACCAGATGCGTGCGTGGTGCTCCCAACTCAAGACCGCGGAGCCAAACTAAGTCACGCGTTCTTCGTCAAAACTTGCAGGCATGGGGCGAGGTGCAGGTGGAGCGGCGCATTGAGAGGCTATGGCCCCATGCGACGCCCTCACATCCCATGCGTGACGGCGGCGGTTGCTGGCGAGGCCATCACCCCGAGTAGGTGTGTCGTCCCTAAAGTGGTGCCGCTCGCTAGATCTGGCAAACCCAAGGTCGGATCTATCGAGCTCaacggggtggcggcggcggcctaggGAGGAGAAGGAAGATGGTGGTGGCAACGGCCTAGGGAGGAGAAGGGAAGATGGCGGCGGTGGATATGATGACCAAACCTCGTTGTTGTCGCCATTGCGCGTAGCCGAGGACCACAACGTACAGCAGCAGCTCGGCGAAGAGGGCCACACCACCAAATCTGCCCTGCCGAGCTCCTGTTGTCCCCTGTTCGCGCCTCCCAAGATCCCGCTGCGCCTTTCTCCACTcgcgcgccgccgagctcctgCCACGCAGTCCCCCACTTGGGCCGCtggttggaggaggaggagaggtggagccCTGTCGGCACCGTCGCCATAAATAGAGCAGAGGGCGAAGAGGACGGATGGGCTGAGGATGACAGATAGACTTTTCCAGTTTCAGccggaaaaggaaaaggggatttaatttacttttctagttaaattaatcactgaaatgatctctgaattgttaaaaatatttctagtgctcaaataatttcaagaaaaatcctgaaaataattggacactcaaagtatttaacaacATTAAAACCAGATCCTTTAATGATTTGTTcattatttaaataattactgaaatgttctttgtattattaaaattagtaattgagctctgaaaaaaatCCGacaaaattccagagagtataattaatcatgaagaatttaatacaaattaaatccagccatgctttatatttaggaaattttatttcccatatttaactttacttgtaaattaatgaacatttaatataaattataaaaacaatttATAAGTCCTAAAACGAAAAGTCAGGCTGTGATATTCCCTTAGCTTAGGGAGAAGCAAGGGGAGGCACTGTAGGATGGCAAGATGGTAGTTGTCTTGATGAATCCATGGGCTTGAAGACGAGAAGCGGTCACAGAGGCAACATGCATATGAGTATTTGAGCAGCTAGGAGAAGTTGGGTGAGCAAGTTGGCTATTCGCATAATGTATCATCCTTCCCCTTTATATAGGGAACGGATGCTGTTAGAGTACAAGTAGAAGAAGGTCTAATTGGagccaaaaataataatatcatCACCACATATATGCTCAAGTCTACTTTTTTCATTAGTGGTTTGGCCCTTCCTTTTAACATGCAGGGACCACTACTAAAACAATAAACAATCATGCTTTCTTTATTCACGGGAACTGTCCAACCCATGCCGCTCTTTCCTACTACCACCTTAAACATGTAGTGATAACTAAAATAATAACAAACAACTCGTCTTATTTTTGTATTCACAAGGGACACAAAAATAATACATGCCGCTCTTACCTATTACCATCTTTAACACATATGtacaacataaaaaaatagcaactcGTCTTATTCTTTATTCATGGGAGCAATGGCTTAACTCTTGCTGTTCTTTCTCACTTACTGCCATCAAGTTGTAAAGGGATTGCAACTTCttgtgtgtttttttataaaga encodes:
- the LOC107275340 gene encoding protein STRICTOSIDINE SYNTHASE-LIKE 10, producing the protein MARRRRGFPATLVTLLRLVGCLLLAFFLAAPPCAAAQQVKTSHAQFAFHLPLPDGVTGAESLAFDSSNHGPYTGVSDGRVLRWGGAAAGWTTFAHHENYRKIPMCTTPVAPAEETESMCGRPLGLAFHDRTGDLYIADAYKGLMRVGPRGGEAEVLAAGADGVPFNFVNGIDVDQATGDVYFTDSSTTYPRRFNSEIMMNADATARLLKYDAATKRVTVLRAGLPYANGVAVSRDGSHAVVAHTVPCQAFRYWIKGPNAGEYELLADLPGYPDNVRRDANGGYWVALNQEKARLDATAAAAVAPPAKHLVGVRLDGDGVEVEELTAAKGVTLSEVVERGGKLWLGSVELDFIGLMQ